TGGCTCATCGATCTCTCGCCCTTAGGCCACCCACAGACGCCCGGTACCGACGAGTGGTGGATCCCGGCTCTGATGTTGACGATCGGCTTTGTGCTCAACATCGCGGGCCTGATTAGTGCCCAACGTCGGGAAATCCGCTAGCTCAGTGGGGCATAATTAGACTATGACTTGCTCACGACGAATGTTCCTCCTCGGCACCGCGACCACGTTTGCCGGTGCTTTCCTCGCTGCCTGCGGCGAGGCCCCGTCCGAAGAAGTAGCAAAGACCGAAGTCCCCGTTGGATCCGCTGTAGTGTTGGACAAGTTCATCATCGCCCAGCCAACCGAAGGCGAATTCGTGGCCTACTCCTCGGACTGCCCGCACCAGCACAGCAAGATCACCGGGGTCGACGGCGACACCGTGGTCTGCCCAGCGCACCACTCGGTGTTCAGCATCGTAGACGGCTCGGTGATAGAAGGCCCAGCTCGCGATCCGATGTATCCGGCTGAAGCAACCGTAGAAGGCGACACCGTTTCAGCGAAGTAACTCGGCCGTCCCGCTACATTCCGAACGACAAACCCCGAACGCCCTGGATAGAACTGGTAGCACCTTGCCACCATCCAGGGCGTTCGGGATCTGCAATTCGGGTTCGACCAAACCCACACCTACCAGGCGCGGAAATACGACCCAGCCATCGGCAAATCAGCGGAATCCACGCCCAACTCGTGCAGCGCGTTGGTCGCCCAACCAGGATTGCGCAGCGCAGCGCGCCCGATCAACACCGCATCGGCCGCACCGTCGGCTAGCACCTGCTCAGCCTGCGGCGCGTCGGTAATCAGGCCCACCGCAGCGGTCGGCATTCCGGTCTTTCGCACTGCGTCGGCAAACTGCACCTGATATCCGGGCCCCACCGGGATCTTCGCGGCCACGTTGCCACCGGTGGAGATGTCCATCAGGTCGACACCACGCTCGAGCAGCAACTCAGCCAAGCGCACCGACTGCTCCACGTCCCAACCCTCGCCCTCAGGCAACCAGTCAGTAGCCGACAGGCGAACCAACAAAGGCACGCCGGCGGGAAGTTCCGCGCGCACTGCATCAACGACCTCAAGCAGCAAACGAGTTCGACCCTCGAATGCACCGCCATAATCGTCGTCACGCTTGTTAGTCACAGGGGAGAGGAACTGGTGAAGCAGGTAGCCGTGCGCCGCGTGGAGCTCCACGGTGTCAAAGCCGGCCTCGACTGCCCGGCGAGCCGCAGCGGCAAACTGTCCTGGGATCGCCTGTACCTCTTCGAGGGTGAGCTCGCGGGGCACGTCTTGGCCATCCGCAGCAATCGGGGAGGGGGCAACGGTCTGCCAACCTCCCTCGTCCTCGGGAACAGTGCCACGCCCCAAGCCCGGGCGCAGTGGGACAGTGGATGCCTTGCGTCCCGCATGGTTCAGCTGCACGCCCATGGCACCGCCTTCGGAGTGGACAAAGTCGACGATGCGCTTCCATGCTTGGGTCTGCTCGTCGTTCCACAGACCGGTACACATCGGGGAGATGCGGCCCTCTGGCACGACGGCAGTGGACTCGGCGATAATCAGACCGAAGCCCCCTGCGACTAGCGCCCCGTAGTGGACTAGGTGCCAGTCCTCCGGCACGCCGTCCTGCGCGAAGACGTGGTACTGACACATTGGCGGTACCCATGCGCGGTTGCGCACCGTGAGTTCCCGAAGTGTCATGGGTTGTGCAAGTTTGATTGTCGTCATGGGTTCCACCCTAGTATGCGAAAACGTAGACTGTGCTGCATGCTCTCCCGATTGAAAAAGCCCGATCCGTTGATCGTGCTCATTATCATGGCTGTCATCGTGGCCATCATC
The Corynebacterium breve genome window above contains:
- a CDS encoding Rieske (2Fe-2S) protein yields the protein MFLLGTATTFAGAFLAACGEAPSEEVAKTEVPVGSAVVLDKFIIAQPTEGEFVAYSSDCPHQHSKITGVDGDTVVCPAHHSVFSIVDGSVIEGPARDPMYPAEATVEGDTVSAK
- a CDS encoding NADH:flavin oxidoreductase/NADH oxidase; protein product: MTTIKLAQPMTLRELTVRNRAWVPPMCQYHVFAQDGVPEDWHLVHYGALVAGGFGLIIAESTAVVPEGRISPMCTGLWNDEQTQAWKRIVDFVHSEGGAMGVQLNHAGRKASTVPLRPGLGRGTVPEDEGGWQTVAPSPIAADGQDVPRELTLEEVQAIPGQFAAAARRAVEAGFDTVELHAAHGYLLHQFLSPVTNKRDDDYGGAFEGRTRLLLEVVDAVRAELPAGVPLLVRLSATDWLPEGEGWDVEQSVRLAELLLERGVDLMDISTGGNVAAKIPVGPGYQVQFADAVRKTGMPTAAVGLITDAPQAEQVLADGAADAVLIGRAALRNPGWATNALHELGVDSADLPMAGSYFRAW